In one Methylocaldum szegediense genomic region, the following are encoded:
- a CDS encoding glycosyltransferase family 2 protein: MSLTRTEDPGFEGNAQYAVVIPAFNEAATIRDVASAALRFVPRVIVVDDGSTDGTAAALAGIAVELLRNPTNQGKAASLWRGLQHALRDESLMAVITIDGDGQHDPAEIPKLLSAARRFPRHIVIGSRLWNWAAIPPARYRANRFANFWIAWASGQPIEDSQSGFRVYPADLIRSVRLSCTREKSFVFESEILIEGARLGFYAMPVRVSTVYRGHARPSHFRPVMDILRITRMVAWKLIANGLYLQGLWRSLTMRPMNCEQCGSQRDLTETE, encoded by the coding sequence ATGAGTCTGACTCGAACAGAGGACCCTGGTTTCGAGGGTAACGCGCAGTACGCCGTGGTGATCCCGGCCTTCAACGAGGCGGCGACCATTCGGGATGTCGCGAGCGCGGCGCTTCGGTTCGTGCCGCGCGTCATCGTGGTGGACGATGGTTCGACCGACGGCACGGCTGCGGCTCTGGCCGGGATAGCTGTCGAGTTGCTCCGGAACCCGACGAACCAGGGTAAGGCGGCGAGCCTTTGGCGCGGTTTGCAGCACGCCCTAAGGGATGAAAGCCTCATGGCCGTGATAACCATCGACGGCGACGGACAACATGACCCCGCTGAAATTCCCAAACTGCTTTCCGCGGCGCGCCGCTTCCCGCGCCATATCGTGATCGGGTCCAGGTTGTGGAATTGGGCGGCCATACCGCCGGCTCGCTACCGCGCCAATCGTTTCGCTAATTTCTGGATTGCTTGGGCTTCCGGGCAGCCGATCGAGGACAGCCAATCGGGTTTCCGGGTTTATCCCGCGGACTTGATTCGCTCGGTGAGGCTGTCCTGCACTCGGGAAAAAAGTTTCGTATTCGAAAGCGAAATTCTCATCGAAGGTGCCCGCTTGGGGTTTTATGCCATGCCGGTGCGGGTCAGCACCGTCTATCGTGGCCATGCCCGACCCAGCCATTTTCGTCCGGTGATGGACATTCTCAGGATTACGCGCATGGTGGCGTGGAAGCTGATTGCCAACGGCCTTTATCTGCAGGGACTTTGGCGCAGCCTGACCATGCGCCCGATGAATTGCGAGCAGTGTGGCTCACAACGGGACCTAACCGAAACAGAATAA
- a CDS encoding cation:proton antiporter yields the protein MAINSAQSGVQATEHVLFFTLVQLAVIIIAARVAGYLARQIGQPRAVGEIVAGLLLGPSLFGLVAPETFQVIFWSTDTTPISVMSQIGLIMLMFQVGLEFDFSHLKSPQNKRAVGLISILGVALPFALGMAVGYASAPHLAAGISVLGYALFIATAFSITAVPILGRIMMEFDLTRTRIGVITISSAAVNDVVGWMLLAFISAAVTAHFSVAGMLAQLGLLSLYVIVCLYAVRQVLRFIVRRFEFNHQALPQDLMAILLVIVFTSAMLTSKLGIFAIFGGFMMGVLLHDQRELVEAWKHKVADLVTVFFLPIFFTYTGLRTDIGGLETGALWLWCAVLVFLAVLGKFGGCYVGARLSGLGRADARNIAIMMNTRALMELVVVNVGLELGVIPSQVFTMLVLMAIVSTIMTAPGLRAWLPSVGRAIPAERDA from the coding sequence ATGGCGATCAACTCGGCTCAGAGCGGCGTTCAAGCCACCGAACACGTACTCTTTTTTACTCTTGTACAGCTGGCTGTCATCATCATCGCGGCGCGCGTGGCAGGTTACTTGGCGAGGCAGATCGGCCAGCCCCGAGCGGTAGGGGAGATCGTCGCGGGCCTTTTGCTCGGGCCTTCGCTGTTCGGATTGGTCGCGCCGGAGACCTTCCAAGTGATATTTTGGTCAACCGACACGACCCCCATCAGTGTCATGAGCCAGATCGGGTTGATCATGCTGATGTTTCAGGTGGGGTTGGAATTCGACTTTTCCCACCTCAAGTCGCCGCAAAACAAGCGTGCGGTCGGCTTGATAAGCATTCTCGGGGTTGCGTTACCCTTTGCGCTGGGAATGGCAGTCGGTTATGCGTCCGCACCCCATCTCGCCGCGGGTATTTCCGTGCTGGGATACGCTTTGTTCATAGCCACCGCCTTTTCGATCACGGCTGTGCCGATCTTGGGACGCATTATGATGGAGTTCGATTTGACGCGCACTCGGATCGGGGTTATCACCATCTCCTCGGCTGCCGTTAACGACGTGGTTGGCTGGATGTTGCTGGCATTCATTTCGGCTGCCGTGACGGCACATTTCTCGGTTGCCGGCATGCTGGCACAGCTAGGTTTGTTGTCGCTTTACGTCATCGTATGTCTGTACGCAGTGCGGCAAGTGCTGCGGTTCATCGTGCGCCGTTTCGAATTCAACCATCAGGCATTACCACAGGACCTCATGGCGATTCTCTTGGTTATCGTGTTCACGTCGGCTATGTTGACCAGCAAACTGGGGATCTTCGCCATCTTCGGCGGTTTCATGATGGGGGTCTTGTTGCACGATCAGCGCGAGTTGGTGGAAGCGTGGAAGCACAAAGTCGCTGATTTGGTGACGGTATTCTTTCTGCCGATTTTTTTCACCTATACCGGGCTGCGTACCGACATCGGAGGATTAGAAACCGGGGCACTTTGGCTTTGGTGCGCGGTGCTCGTGTTTCTGGCCGTTTTGGGAAAATTCGGCGGCTGTTATGTCGGGGCGCGGCTCTCCGGCTTGGGACGCGCGGATGCACGGAACATCGCCATCATGATGAATACACGCGCGCTGATGGAACTGGTTGTCGTAAATGTGGGGCTCGAACTCGGCGTAATCCCCAGCCAAGTCTTTACCATGCTGGTGCTCATGGCGATCGTGAGCACGATCATGACGGCACCGGGGCTTCGTGCCTGGTTACCGTCCGTAGGACGCGCGATTCCTGCAGAGCGTGATGCTTAA
- a CDS encoding MOSC domain-containing protein, with product MQADLENHGGKDKAIYVYTEENYRFWEKKLDKPPFPYGQFGENFTVSGMPDEAVHIGDIFQVGKIVVQVTQPRVPCFKLGIKMGDSSFVDIFLKSGRTGFYFRVLKEGEVGSGDPIIRLQEDPERLTIADAMLAIIKGPRQQEIIAKALRIDALSQSWRESLEKRRLRA from the coding sequence GTGCAAGCCGACCTCGAAAATCATGGCGGCAAAGATAAAGCCATTTATGTTTATACGGAGGAAAACTACCGTTTCTGGGAAAAGAAACTGGATAAGCCCCCTTTCCCTTACGGCCAATTCGGCGAAAACTTTACCGTCAGCGGGATGCCCGACGAAGCCGTTCACATCGGCGATATCTTCCAGGTCGGCAAAATCGTAGTTCAGGTTACCCAACCGCGCGTCCCCTGTTTCAAACTCGGGATTAAGATGGGTGACTCATCATTTGTCGACATCTTCCTCAAGTCAGGCCGAACTGGCTTTTATTTTCGCGTACTGAAAGAGGGCGAAGTGGGTTCCGGTGATCCCATCATCCGTCTTCAAGAAGACCCGGAGCGTTTGACAATTGCGGATGCCATGCTGGCGATCATAAAAGGCCCCCGTCAACAAGAGATTATTGCAAAGGCCCTGCGCATCGACGCGCTGTCCCAATCCTGGCGCGAGAGCCTGGAGAAACGCCGCTTGCGCGCGTAA
- the rnhB gene encoding ribonuclease HII translates to MALIAGFDEVGRGCIAGPVVAAAVVIDSHFHIEGLTDSKKLTSQRREQLARAIRSKAVAFAIGRAEASEIDRINILEASLLAMRRAFNALPVKPDLALVDGNRYPDLPCPGEAIIGGDTSVPAISAASILAKVFRDREMEILDSLYPGYEFFLHKGYPTRLHTSRLRQFGPSPGHRRSFAPVRLTSAPELD, encoded by the coding sequence ATGGCGCTGATTGCCGGTTTCGATGAAGTGGGTCGCGGGTGTATCGCCGGACCTGTGGTCGCGGCGGCGGTCGTTATCGACAGTCATTTTCATATCGAGGGTCTGACCGACTCGAAAAAACTGACATCGCAGCGGCGCGAACAATTGGCCCGAGCTATCCGGTCGAAAGCCGTAGCCTTTGCAATTGGACGGGCCGAAGCTAGCGAAATCGATCGGATCAATATCCTTGAGGCGTCGCTGCTGGCCATGCGCCGCGCCTTCAACGCCTTGCCCGTGAAACCGGATCTGGCATTGGTCGACGGCAATCGTTATCCGGACCTTCCTTGTCCCGGAGAAGCCATCATCGGCGGCGATACAAGCGTGCCGGCGATCTCCGCCGCATCGATACTAGCCAAGGTATTCCGGGACCGGGAGATGGAAATCCTGGACAGCCTCTACCCGGGTTACGAGTTCTTTCTCCACAAAGGCTACCCCACGCGCCTCCATACCTCACGCTTACGTCAATTCGGACCGAGTCCGGGCCACCGACGGTCATTCGCACCAGTCAGGTTAACGAGCGCTCCTGAACTCGATTAG
- the lpxA gene encoding acyl-ACP--UDP-N-acetylglucosamine O-acyltransferase, with the protein MIHPTAIIDPSCELASDVSVGAYSIVGPNVRIDAGTEIGPHVVIKGPTRIGKDNRIFQFASVGEDPQDKKYRGEVTYLDIGDRNIVREYATIHRGTVQDQGITRIGNDNLLMAYTHVAHDCVIGCHVIMANAASLAGHVRVDDYAILGGFSLVHQFCKIGQHSFSAMGSVITRDILPYVMVGGSPTKPHGINTVGLERQGFSPESIRQIRKAYKIVYKSRLKLEEAIQQLVEMTAETPEIQAMVDFLRQTGRSIIR; encoded by the coding sequence TTGATTCATCCCACAGCTATCATCGATCCTTCCTGTGAGTTAGCTAGCGATGTCAGTGTAGGAGCCTACTCCATCGTCGGCCCCAATGTCCGAATCGACGCCGGCACCGAAATCGGTCCTCATGTGGTCATCAAAGGGCCGACCCGAATCGGAAAAGACAACCGGATCTTTCAGTTCGCTTCCGTGGGGGAAGATCCACAAGACAAGAAATATCGTGGTGAGGTCACCTATCTCGACATCGGCGATCGCAACATCGTTCGCGAGTACGCCACGATTCACCGCGGCACCGTCCAGGATCAAGGCATTACACGAATTGGAAACGATAACCTGCTGATGGCGTACACCCATGTCGCCCACGACTGCGTCATAGGCTGCCATGTCATCATGGCTAACGCCGCGTCACTCGCAGGCCATGTCCGCGTGGACGATTACGCCATATTGGGCGGATTCTCGCTGGTACACCAGTTCTGCAAGATCGGCCAGCATAGCTTTTCGGCCATGGGCAGCGTCATTACCCGCGACATTCTCCCGTATGTCATGGTAGGTGGTAGCCCGACCAAACCCCACGGCATCAATACGGTCGGCCTGGAACGGCAAGGTTTCAGCCCGGAGTCGATCCGACAGATTCGGAAAGCCTACAAGATCGTATACAAATCTCGACTCAAGCTCGAAGAAGCCATTCAGCAGCTCGTCGAAATGACGGCGGAAACGCCAGAGATTCAAGCGATGGTGGATTTTCTTAGGCAAACCGGTCGGAGCATCATCCGCTAA
- the fabZ gene encoding 3-hydroxyacyl-ACP dehydratase FabZ — translation MDIQKIQEYLPHRYPFLLVDRVLEVDPGKRLLAYKNVTYNEPFFTGHFPELPIMPGVLIIEALAQTTGLLASETAPDVLGKGMVYYLVGLDKVRFKRPVVPGDRLMLEATYLRHKRNIWAFSCRAEVDGEFVASAEIMCAAAEKES, via the coding sequence TTGGATATTCAAAAAATACAAGAGTATCTACCTCATCGATACCCTTTTCTCCTCGTGGATCGGGTTCTCGAGGTAGATCCCGGCAAACGGCTCTTGGCATACAAAAACGTGACCTATAACGAGCCTTTTTTCACGGGGCATTTCCCAGAACTCCCCATCATGCCCGGGGTTTTGATCATCGAAGCGCTGGCGCAGACGACCGGCTTGCTGGCGTCGGAGACTGCACCGGACGTTTTGGGGAAAGGAATGGTTTACTATCTCGTCGGCCTCGATAAAGTGCGCTTCAAACGCCCGGTCGTTCCCGGCGACCGACTGATGTTGGAAGCGACCTATCTGCGTCACAAACGCAATATTTGGGCGTTTTCTTGTCGTGCCGAGGTCGATGGGGAATTCGTGGCCAGTGCGGAAATCATGTGTGCGGCGGCGGAGAAGGAGTCTTGA
- a CDS encoding OmpH family outer membrane protein, whose product MLKKSIGFTLLGILASMSLEAAELKIGFVNVARLLERAPQAERAKKELEREFAPRDKKLVAEQKQIKAMEEKLARDAAIMSEAERQKLDKEILSRKREAKRLQDEFREDFNLRRNEELTQLQKEIFEAIQSLAKDENFDLLLTDGVVFASDTVDVTSKVEKKLKDSFRR is encoded by the coding sequence ATGTTAAAGAAAAGCATTGGTTTTACACTGCTTGGCATATTGGCGAGTATGAGCCTTGAAGCCGCTGAACTCAAGATTGGCTTCGTCAACGTCGCTCGGTTATTGGAAAGGGCACCACAAGCTGAGAGGGCGAAAAAAGAGCTCGAACGAGAATTCGCGCCACGCGACAAGAAATTGGTTGCGGAACAGAAACAAATTAAGGCAATGGAAGAAAAACTTGCGAGAGATGCAGCAATCATGAGCGAAGCCGAACGGCAAAAACTGGATAAGGAAATCCTCAGCCGCAAGCGCGAGGCCAAACGCTTGCAGGACGAATTTCGAGAAGATTTCAATCTCCGCCGCAACGAAGAACTTACCCAATTGCAGAAGGAAATCTTTGAGGCTATTCAATCCCTAGCCAAAGACGAGAACTTCGATCTACTCTTAACTGACGGCGTGGTATTCGCCAGCGATACTGTCGACGTGACCAGCAAGGTCGAGAAAAAACTGAAAGACAGCTTCAGGCGGTAA
- the bamA gene encoding outer membrane protein assembly factor BamA has protein sequence MSRYIQAKSLLLGIFCSFSAWGLEPFVIEDIRVEGLQRVSAGTVFNYLPVKVGDLFDDRQSAESIKALFKTGFFRDVRLEQDGNVLVVIVDERPSIASVKIEGNKDISTEDLTKALKGVGLSEGKVFDRQILDKVEQELRRQYYSRGKYGLKIDSSVTELPRNRVSINIKISEGKVAKIKQINIVGNNVFSDEELLDQFELSTPNLLSFYTKDDQYSKQKLSADLERLRSYYLDRGYINFEIESTQVSITPDKKEIYITINVKEGEVYTVNEVKLTGKLIVPPEELTPLVKIGPSDIFSRKLATETSKAISDRLGDEGYIFANVNMVPDINEAQKTVAITFFVDPGKQVYVRRINFQGNTKTRDEVLRREMRQMEAAWASTSKIERSKTRLERLGYFQEVNVETPAVAGTTDQIDVNYSVVEKPSGNLMAGVGFSQAQGIIFNASITQDNVFGTGKRINLTFNNSSVNTIYRIGYFNPYTTLDGISSGFDLSYRNTDASRMYIARYNTDVASAGANLGIPLNEFDSLRFNVDFEHTKLDAASRSSQEILDFIQENGNKYNTLSLSAGWVHDTLNRAIFPTKGGAQRISVLASLPFSDLTYYKASYKIQHYFPIAKDLTFMIEGEIAYGDGYGNTRDLPFFEHYFAGGPQSVRGFQPNTLGPRTRPNSQGFGGNDPFGGSSKLVGTAELFFPVPFIQDSKNLRLGTFIDAGNVFDGTYDLGEIRYSAGLSARWLSPFGALAFSVAQPINARGRDEIQNFQFSFGSGF, from the coding sequence ATGAGCCGCTACATCCAGGCGAAATCGCTGCTGTTAGGGATTTTCTGCTCCTTCTCGGCCTGGGGACTTGAGCCCTTCGTCATTGAAGACATTCGCGTCGAAGGCTTACAGAGGGTTTCGGCGGGCACCGTATTCAATTATCTCCCAGTGAAAGTCGGCGACCTATTCGACGACCGGCAGTCAGCGGAATCGATCAAAGCCTTGTTCAAGACGGGGTTTTTCAGAGATGTACGGCTGGAACAGGACGGAAACGTCCTGGTTGTCATCGTCGACGAACGACCTTCCATCGCAAGTGTCAAGATCGAGGGCAATAAGGACATCAGCACCGAAGACTTAACCAAGGCCTTGAAAGGAGTAGGGCTTTCCGAAGGCAAAGTATTCGACCGCCAAATCTTGGACAAGGTGGAACAGGAACTCAGGCGGCAGTACTACAGCCGCGGAAAATACGGACTGAAAATCGATTCTTCGGTAACTGAGCTTCCACGTAACCGAGTTTCTATCAACATCAAGATTTCCGAAGGCAAGGTCGCCAAAATCAAGCAGATCAACATCGTCGGCAACAACGTCTTCAGTGATGAAGAGCTCTTGGACCAATTCGAGCTCAGCACACCGAACTTGCTCTCGTTTTATACCAAGGACGATCAATACTCGAAGCAAAAACTTTCCGCCGACCTGGAACGGCTGCGGTCCTATTATTTAGATCGGGGCTACATCAATTTCGAAATTGAATCCACCCAGGTTTCTATTACGCCGGACAAGAAAGAGATCTACATCACCATCAATGTCAAAGAGGGCGAGGTTTACACGGTAAACGAAGTAAAGCTAACCGGCAAACTGATCGTTCCGCCCGAAGAATTGACACCGCTGGTCAAGATTGGTCCTAGCGATATCTTCTCGCGCAAGCTGGCTACCGAAACCTCCAAAGCCATTTCCGATCGATTGGGAGACGAAGGGTACATTTTCGCCAACGTGAACATGGTGCCCGATATCAATGAGGCACAAAAAACTGTAGCCATCACCTTCTTCGTCGATCCCGGCAAGCAGGTCTATGTTCGCCGAATCAACTTCCAAGGGAACACCAAAACCAGGGACGAGGTACTACGGCGCGAGATGCGACAAATGGAGGCGGCATGGGCTTCGACCAGCAAGATCGAGCGTTCCAAGACCCGACTAGAACGGCTCGGCTATTTCCAGGAAGTTAACGTCGAAACGCCAGCCGTCGCAGGCACCACCGACCAGATCGACGTTAACTACAGCGTCGTGGAAAAACCGTCCGGAAACCTAATGGCTGGCGTCGGATTTTCCCAAGCGCAAGGTATCATTTTCAATGCTAGCATTACCCAGGACAACGTCTTCGGCACCGGCAAACGCATCAATCTGACCTTCAACAACAGTAGCGTCAACACCATCTACCGAATCGGCTATTTCAATCCGTACACGACCCTAGACGGGATCAGCAGCGGCTTCGATCTCAGTTATCGAAACACCGATGCGTCACGAATGTACATCGCTCGCTACAACACCGATGTTGCCTCGGCGGGAGCCAACCTCGGTATTCCTTTGAACGAATTCGATAGCTTGCGCTTCAACGTGGATTTCGAACACACGAAACTTGATGCCGCATCCAGATCGTCGCAGGAAATTCTCGACTTCATCCAAGAAAACGGCAATAAATACAATACTCTGTCTCTATCGGCCGGCTGGGTACACGACACCTTGAACCGAGCTATCTTCCCAACCAAGGGAGGGGCGCAGCGAATCTCGGTGTTGGCGTCGCTGCCTTTCAGCGATCTGACTTATTACAAAGCCAGTTACAAAATTCAGCATTATTTTCCGATCGCAAAAGATCTGACCTTCATGATCGAAGGTGAAATCGCCTACGGCGATGGTTATGGAAACACCCGGGATTTGCCGTTCTTCGAACATTATTTCGCTGGCGGTCCTCAATCCGTGCGAGGGTTTCAGCCCAATACGCTGGGTCCACGTACCAGGCCCAACAGCCAGGGCTTCGGCGGAAACGATCCCTTCGGCGGATCAAGCAAACTGGTCGGCACTGCAGAACTCTTCTTCCCTGTACCCTTTATACAGGACAGCAAGAACCTCCGCCTCGGAACATTCATAGATGCGGGCAACGTTTTCGACGGTACCTACGACTTAGGGGAAATCCGATATTCCGCGGGACTTTCGGCGAGGTGGCTATCGCCCTTCGGCGCTCTGGCCTTCAGTGTCGCACAACCGATCAATGCGCGGGGCAGAGACGAGATTCAGAACTTCCAGTTCTCGTTCGGCTCCGGATTCTAG
- the phoU gene encoding phosphate signaling complex protein PhoU yields the protein MTSFFDTDNLHQHISKQYDHELLDIRNRVLTLGGLVEEQVESAVTALVNNDVELAERVIADDYKVNSLEVSIDEECTQIIALRQPTARDLRLVVAVIKTITDLERIGDEAKRIARLSIDLASHYPKKNQLTEVEQLAKNVRGLLREALDSFARMDVDEALRVVQGDRMVDREYESIIRQQITYMMEDPRAIPVSLDIMWSARSLERIGDRSCNICEYVIYYAKGKNIRHISLEQVEKDLRET from the coding sequence ATGACCAGTTTCTTCGACACCGACAATTTGCATCAGCATATTTCCAAGCAGTACGACCATGAGCTGCTGGACATTCGCAACCGGGTACTCACCCTGGGTGGATTGGTAGAGGAACAGGTCGAATCGGCCGTTACCGCACTGGTGAATAACGATGTGGAGCTCGCCGAGCGCGTCATCGCCGACGATTACAAAGTGAATTCTCTGGAAGTTTCCATCGATGAGGAGTGCACCCAAATCATCGCCCTGCGCCAGCCCACCGCCCGCGACTTGCGTTTAGTGGTGGCGGTCATCAAGACGATTACCGATCTGGAGCGGATCGGGGACGAAGCGAAGCGTATCGCCCGACTGTCTATTGATCTCGCGAGCCATTATCCGAAGAAGAACCAGCTGACCGAGGTCGAGCAGCTGGCTAAAAATGTGCGTGGACTGCTTCGCGAGGCGCTCGATTCTTTTGCACGCATGGATGTGGATGAAGCCTTGCGCGTCGTCCAAGGGGACAGGATGGTCGATCGAGAATACGAAAGCATCATACGCCAGCAAATCACATATATGATGGAAGACCCTCGTGCCATTCCGGTGTCGCTCGATATCATGTGGTCGGCTCGTTCGCTCGAACGTATCGGCGACCGTTCCTGTAATATCTGTGAATACGTAATTTATTATGCCAAGGGTAAAAATATCCGGCATATCAGTCTTGAGCAGGTGGAGAAGGATTTGCGGGAAACTTGA
- the rlmM gene encoding 23S rRNA (cytidine(2498)-2'-O)-methyltransferase RlmM yields the protein MSITDLPRCILLYCRAGFEKECAAEILERAGELGISGYVKAKPESGFVVFVPHEALVISPHDKGFRLKDLVFARQLVFAMGPICDLPVADRARALLGAARQMGDQFSTVFLETPDTNEAKPLATFLRKFAAPFNRAITDSGMLGAPPDPRLHLFFLSSVAAYVGISIPGNSSPWPMGIPRLKFPRGAPSRSTLKLEEAFLAFLDDPQESLRPGMTAVDLGAAPGGWTFQLTRRHIKVTAIDNGNLDPALLETGLVEHLRMDAFRYRPRKPVDWLVCDVVEQPARIAALVGDWVASGSCRKAIFNLKLPMNKRYEEVKRCRGLIETRLGSALTDYTLAFKQLYHDRAEITGYISKHTE from the coding sequence ATCTCAATCACTGACCTTCCCCGTTGCATCTTGCTCTACTGCCGCGCTGGATTTGAGAAAGAATGCGCGGCCGAAATCCTGGAGCGCGCCGGTGAACTTGGTATATCCGGCTACGTCAAGGCTAAACCCGAGAGCGGGTTCGTCGTATTCGTACCGCACGAAGCCCTCGTCATTTCACCCCACGACAAGGGCTTCCGGCTCAAAGACCTGGTCTTTGCTCGACAGTTAGTTTTCGCCATGGGTCCCATCTGCGACCTTCCCGTCGCCGATCGCGCGCGGGCGTTACTGGGGGCGGCAAGGCAAATGGGAGACCAATTTTCCACAGTGTTCCTGGAGACTCCGGACACTAACGAGGCAAAACCGCTAGCCACCTTCCTGCGCAAGTTTGCGGCGCCCTTCAATCGCGCCATCACAGATAGCGGCATGCTCGGCGCTCCCCCGGATCCTCGGCTACATCTCTTCTTTCTAAGCTCCGTCGCCGCCTATGTTGGCATCTCGATACCCGGCAACTCCAGTCCCTGGCCCATGGGCATCCCGCGTTTGAAATTTCCCCGCGGCGCACCGAGCCGGTCCACGCTCAAACTGGAAGAGGCTTTTCTGGCCTTTCTCGACGATCCCCAAGAGAGTCTTCGCCCTGGCATGACAGCGGTCGATCTGGGTGCGGCACCGGGCGGCTGGACTTTTCAACTGACCCGGCGCCATATCAAAGTGACCGCTATCGACAACGGAAACCTGGATCCTGCCCTGCTCGAGACCGGTCTGGTCGAACATCTGCGAATGGACGCTTTTCGTTATCGCCCCCGCAAACCAGTGGACTGGCTGGTTTGTGACGTCGTCGAACAACCTGCCCGAATCGCGGCCTTGGTCGGAGACTGGGTGGCCTCAGGTTCATGCCGAAAAGCCATATTCAACCTGAAATTGCCCATGAACAAGCGTTACGAAGAGGTCAAGCGTTGTCGGGGACTGATCGAAACACGACTTGGAAGTGCGCTCACCGACTATACGCTCGCCTTCAAACAGCTTTACCACGATCGCGCCGAAATTACCGGTTACATTTCGAAGCACACCGAGTAA
- the galE gene encoding UDP-glucose 4-epimerase GalE — protein MARKGVLVTGGAGYIGSHVVKQLGEMGERLVILDNLSTGFKEAVLYGDLVVGDTGDTDLVSRILRDYEVDAVLHFAAHTIVPESVSDPLKYYGNNTCNTRNLLQCARDAGVKHFIFSSTAAVYGIPDGPYASESSPTAPINPYGASKLMSEWMLRDLSAATDLKHVILRYFNVAGSDPEGKIGQSTRNATLLIKVSAEVAVGKREKLCVFGTDYPTPDGTGVRDYIHVSDLADAHIQALTYLRNGGSSTTLNCGYGHGYSVREVIDAVNKVNGTPIPVEEMPRRPGDPPQLVAAVDKIHDVLDWKPRYDDLHFIVKTSLDWERKLIEHPWGE, from the coding sequence ATGGCAAGAAAAGGCGTCTTGGTCACGGGCGGCGCCGGCTACATCGGCAGCCACGTCGTCAAACAATTGGGCGAAATGGGTGAACGCCTGGTGATACTCGACAACCTTTCTACCGGCTTCAAGGAGGCCGTGCTTTACGGCGATTTGGTCGTAGGAGATACCGGCGACACGGACTTGGTATCTCGCATCCTGCGTGATTACGAAGTGGACGCAGTACTCCACTTCGCCGCCCATACCATCGTTCCCGAGTCGGTGTCCGATCCCCTGAAATATTACGGCAACAATACCTGTAATACCCGCAACCTGCTGCAATGCGCCCGCGATGCCGGCGTGAAGCATTTCATCTTCTCGTCGACTGCCGCCGTGTACGGCATTCCTGACGGGCCTTACGCGTCCGAGTCGTCGCCCACCGCGCCTATCAACCCTTACGGTGCGTCGAAACTAATGAGCGAATGGATGCTGCGGGACCTCTCGGCTGCAACCGACTTGAAACATGTCATCCTGCGTTATTTCAACGTGGCCGGCTCGGATCCGGAAGGGAAAATCGGCCAGTCGACGCGCAACGCAACCCTACTGATCAAGGTCTCGGCAGAAGTGGCTGTTGGCAAGCGGGAAAAATTATGTGTGTTCGGCACTGACTACCCCACGCCGGACGGTACTGGCGTACGTGATTACATCCATGTCAGCGACCTCGCCGATGCCCATATTCAAGCTTTGACCTATTTACGCAACGGCGGCAGCTCGACGACGCTGAACTGCGGCTACGGCCATGGCTATAGCGTTCGAGAAGTCATAGATGCCGTTAACAAAGTGAACGGAACACCGATCCCGGTAGAGGAAATGCCGAGGCGTCCCGGCGATCCGCCTCAACTGGTCGCAGCCGTCGACAAGATTCATGACGTGCTCGACTGGAAACCGCGTTACGACGACCTGCATTTCATCGTGAAGACATCCCTGGATTGGGAAAGGAAGCTCATCGAACATCCCTGGGGCGAGTGA